From Meiothermus sp., a single genomic window includes:
- a CDS encoding alpha-amylase family protein: MDDQLFFRGLASQIEALDKYRSADLQARIQRYLPELLEGLQAVYPEAPLVAERVARVIGKNLAERPPDLQALDLLRIHTPDWFQKPHMHGYIAYTERFAENLRGVAERIPYLKELGIRYLHLMPLLLPREGENDGGYAVADYRRVRPDLGTMDDLEALCARLRQEGLSLCLDLVLNHVAREHPWALAARQGDPHYRAYFYIYPDRTIPDAFERTLPEVFPDFAPGNFTWDDELGGWVWTTFNRWQWDVNWGNPEVFLEYLDLILWLANKGVEVFRLDAIAFTWKRLGTHCQNQPEVHALTQAMRAAVRIGAPAVAFKAEAIVAPEDLIAYLGTGRHYGKVSELAYHNTLMVQIWSSLASRDTRLFTQALQRFPQKPPTTAWATYLRCHDDIGWAISDTDAAAVGLDGAAHRRFLADFYQGDFPGSFARGMPFQENPLTGDRRTSGSAASLAGLEAALESGNPRLVHLAIERLLLAHAVFIGYGEGIPLIYMGDELGLLNDYNYTEEPAHKGDNRWLHRPRMDWAKAERRHQEGTVEHRLFHGIKGLLEARARIPQLHAAFPTRPLWQPNPHLLVLRRAHPEGTLVQVYNFSEQDQALPWETLQAEGIVQPFDQITLAPAPAYLWPYARLWLTQHRL; the protein is encoded by the coding sequence ATGGACGATCAACTCTTCTTCCGGGGCCTCGCGAGCCAGATTGAAGCGCTAGACAAGTATCGCTCTGCCGACCTACAGGCCCGCATACAGCGCTACCTGCCCGAGCTGCTCGAGGGGCTGCAAGCGGTGTACCCGGAGGCTCCTCTGGTGGCCGAACGGGTGGCTCGGGTAATCGGTAAAAATCTGGCCGAGCGCCCCCCGGATTTGCAGGCTTTGGATCTGTTGCGCATCCACACCCCGGACTGGTTCCAAAAGCCCCATATGCACGGTTACATCGCCTACACCGAGCGCTTCGCCGAGAACCTGCGGGGGGTGGCCGAGCGCATCCCCTACCTCAAGGAGCTGGGCATCCGCTACCTGCACCTGATGCCCCTCCTGCTCCCCCGCGAGGGCGAGAACGACGGAGGCTACGCGGTGGCCGACTACCGCCGGGTGCGCCCCGACCTGGGGACGATGGACGACCTCGAGGCCCTCTGCGCCCGGCTGCGGCAGGAGGGCCTCAGCCTCTGCTTAGACCTGGTGCTCAACCACGTGGCCCGCGAACACCCCTGGGCCCTGGCCGCCCGCCAGGGCGACCCCCACTACCGCGCCTACTTCTACATCTACCCCGACCGCACGATCCCCGACGCCTTTGAGCGCACCCTGCCCGAAGTCTTCCCCGACTTCGCCCCCGGCAACTTCACCTGGGACGACGAGCTGGGGGGCTGGGTCTGGACCACCTTCAACCGCTGGCAGTGGGACGTGAACTGGGGCAACCCCGAGGTGTTTCTGGAGTACCTCGACCTGATTTTGTGGCTGGCCAACAAAGGGGTGGAGGTCTTTAGGCTGGATGCCATCGCCTTCACCTGGAAGCGCCTGGGTACCCACTGCCAGAACCAGCCCGAGGTGCACGCCCTCACCCAGGCCATGAGGGCGGCGGTGCGCATCGGGGCCCCGGCGGTGGCCTTCAAGGCCGAGGCCATCGTGGCCCCCGAAGACCTGATTGCCTACCTGGGTACCGGGAGGCACTACGGCAAGGTCTCGGAGCTGGCCTACCACAACACCCTGATGGTGCAAATCTGGAGCAGCCTGGCCAGCCGCGACACCCGCCTCTTCACCCAGGCCCTCCAGCGCTTCCCGCAGAAGCCCCCCACGACGGCCTGGGCCACCTACCTGCGCTGCCACGACGACATCGGCTGGGCCATCTCCGACACCGACGCCGCCGCTGTGGGGCTGGATGGGGCCGCCCACCGTCGCTTCCTGGCCGACTTCTACCAGGGCGACTTCCCCGGTTCCTTTGCCCGGGGGATGCCCTTTCAGGAAAACCCCCTTACCGGCGACCGGCGCACCTCGGGCAGTGCGGCCAGCCTGGCGGGGCTCGAGGCCGCGCTGGAGTCGGGCAACCCGCGGCTGGTTCACCTGGCCATCGAACGCCTCTTGTTGGCCCATGCGGTCTTCATCGGCTACGGCGAGGGCATCCCGCTGATCTACATGGGCGACGAGCTGGGCCTGCTCAACGACTATAACTACACAGAGGAACCGGCCCACAAAGGCGACAACCGCTGGCTCCATCGGCCCCGGATGGACTGGGCCAAGGCCGAGCGACGCCATCAGGAAGGCACCGTCGAACACCGCCTCTTTCACGGCATCAAAGGGCTTCTGGAGGCCAGGGCCCGCATCCCGCAGCTCCACGCGGCCTTTCCCACCCGCCCCCTCTGGCAGCCCAACCCCCATCTGCTGGTGCTCCGACGAGCCCACCCCGAGGGCACCCTGGTACAGGTCTACAACTTTAGCGAGCAAGACCAGGCCCTGCCCTGGGAAACCCTGCAGGCCGAGGGCATCGTGCAGCCTTTCGACCAGATCACCCTGGCCCCCGCCCCGGCCTACCTCTGGCCCTATGCCCGGCTGTGGCTTACGCAGCACCGGCTTTGA
- a CDS encoding pseudouridine synthase: MAIQRLDKVLGHLGVGTRKEIHKLARAGLVAVDGEVITDAAHKFDPTRSRIEVAGETLVYQAFFYLMLNKPAGYITSTKDPHGTPITALLPEECQRKDWMPVGRLDQDTEGLLLLTTDGELLHRLTHPRWKVAKRYYVELAAPATPEDVAVFAAGTLKLEGEALQPAQLYLSPDPHKVELVIHEGKFHQVKRMFAARGNQVTYLKRVAFGPLLLPPNLPTGESRELSPAEVQALYEAVDLPMRR, from the coding sequence ATGGCCATACAACGCCTCGACAAAGTGCTGGGACACCTAGGGGTGGGCACCCGCAAGGAGATACACAAACTGGCTCGAGCGGGCCTGGTTGCCGTTGATGGCGAGGTCATCACCGATGCAGCCCACAAGTTTGACCCCACCCGCTCGCGCATCGAGGTAGCCGGCGAGACCCTGGTATATCAAGCCTTTTTTTACCTGATGCTCAACAAACCCGCGGGCTATATCACCTCCACCAAAGACCCCCACGGCACCCCCATCACCGCCCTGCTGCCCGAGGAGTGCCAGCGAAAGGACTGGATGCCGGTAGGCCGCTTGGATCAGGACACCGAAGGGCTCTTGCTCCTGACCACCGATGGAGAGCTGTTGCACCGCCTGACCCATCCGCGTTGGAAGGTGGCCAAGCGGTATTATGTCGAGCTTGCCGCCCCGGCCACGCCCGAAGACGTAGCGGTATTTGCGGCGGGAACGCTAAAGCTCGAGGGTGAGGCGCTGCAGCCTGCCCAACTCTACCTAAGCCCCGACCCCCATAAGGTGGAGCTGGTCATTCACGAAGGCAAGTTTCACCAGGTCAAGCGGATGTTCGCTGCTCGGGGTAATCAGGTGACCTATCTCAAGCGTGTTGCTTTTGGGCCCCTCTTGCTCCCCCCCAACTTGCCTACGGGGGAGTCCCGCGAGTTATCGCCTGCGGAGGTTCAAGCGCTGTATGAAGCCGTGGATTTGCCCATGCGACGATAA
- a CDS encoding mannose-1-phosphate guanylyltransferase/mannose-6-phosphate isomerase yields the protein MIAVILSGGAGTRLWPVSREQYPKPFMKLPDGQSLLQKAFLRAVRVGARRVLTVTGQEYHFSAAHEYQALGLEVETAFVIEPLRRNTAPAIAAAALWVAEQNPDEVMLVLSADHLILREETFAQAVAQAQTIAQQGYLVTFGIKPTYPATNFGYIEQGVPLQSGAYRVARFVEKPDQETAQAYLQTGRYYWNAGIFCFKAATYLEALQKLQPQMYEAMVVCWQGSEKGNPTYLDAPLFKQVPSESVDYAVMEKAEQVAVVPADLGWSDLGSWDAAALLVPPDAAGNRVLGEAVLLDTTHTFVQTEDRLVAAIGVSDLVIVDTRDALLIARRDKVQDVKKVVERLSHSNHDAVRRHRTIQRPWGSYVTLEETQGFKIRRVVVRPGQALSNHLHYHRSEHWTVLRGTAQVWLNDQVQVLRPNESASALAGVAHQLLNPGLLELVLIEVQTGEYLGEDDVKRLESRFP from the coding sequence ATGATTGCAGTCATTCTTTCGGGTGGGGCCGGCACACGCTTGTGGCCGGTCTCGAGGGAACAGTACCCCAAACCCTTCATGAAGCTGCCCGACGGCCAAAGCCTTTTGCAAAAGGCTTTTCTGCGGGCGGTGCGGGTAGGGGCGCGGCGGGTGCTTACCGTTACCGGGCAGGAATACCACTTTAGCGCGGCCCACGAGTACCAGGCCCTAGGGCTCGAGGTAGAGACCGCGTTTGTAATCGAACCGCTGCGTCGCAATACCGCTCCCGCCATCGCCGCTGCGGCCCTCTGGGTGGCCGAGCAGAATCCCGACGAGGTGATGCTGGTTCTTTCGGCCGATCACCTTATTTTGCGGGAGGAGACCTTTGCTCAAGCCGTGGCCCAGGCCCAGACTATCGCCCAGCAGGGTTACCTGGTCACCTTTGGCATAAAGCCTACCTACCCGGCCACCAATTTCGGCTACATCGAACAGGGTGTGCCCTTGCAAAGTGGGGCCTACCGGGTGGCGCGGTTTGTGGAAAAGCCCGACCAGGAAACCGCCCAGGCATATTTACAAACCGGGCGCTACTACTGGAATGCGGGCATTTTTTGCTTCAAGGCAGCTACCTACCTCGAGGCCTTGCAAAAACTCCAGCCCCAGATGTACGAAGCCATGGTGGTCTGCTGGCAGGGTAGCGAGAAGGGAAACCCCACCTATCTGGACGCCCCCCTCTTCAAACAGGTGCCCAGCGAGTCGGTAGACTACGCGGTGATGGAGAAAGCCGAGCAGGTGGCCGTGGTGCCTGCCGACTTAGGCTGGAGCGATCTGGGCTCGTGGGATGCAGCCGCTTTGCTGGTTCCGCCGGATGCCGCGGGCAACCGGGTGCTGGGCGAGGCGGTGTTGCTGGACACCACCCACACCTTTGTGCAGACCGAGGATCGTCTGGTTGCTGCCATAGGGGTGAGCGATCTGGTGATCGTAGATACCCGCGATGCCTTGCTGATAGCCCGGCGCGACAAAGTGCAGGACGTAAAAAAGGTGGTGGAGCGGCTTAGCCATTCCAACCACGATGCCGTGCGTCGCCACCGCACCATCCAGCGGCCTTGGGGCAGCTACGTAACCCTGGAAGAGACCCAGGGCTTCAAAATACGCCGGGTAGTGGTCAGGCCGGGCCAGGCTCTTTCTAATCACCTGCACTACCACCGCAGCGAGCACTGGACGGTGTTGCGCGGCACCGCCCAGGTTTGGCTAAACGACCAGGTGCAGGTGCTGCGCCCCAACGAGTCGGCCAGTGCCTTAGCCGGGGTGGCCCACCAACTCCTCAACCCCGGACTGCTCGAGCTGGTCTTGATTGAGGTTCAAACGGGTGAATACCTGGGTGAAGACGACGTCAAGCGATTGGAAAGCCGGTTTCCATGA
- a CDS encoding UDP-glucose/GDP-mannose dehydrogenase family protein, which yields MRAMKVTVIGTGYVGITTGVTLAYIGHEVTCVDIDPQKLALLRSGKAPIYEPGLEELMHLARERLKFTDAYAEAVPNAEVIFVAVGTPSDPEGNPDLRYVQAAAEGIGQHLSHNFTVIVNKSTVPIGSGNWVESLVRAAYEATHGKKARGHFAVASNPEFLREGSAIYDALYPDRIVVGTEQPEALEVLYNLYRPLLEQSFAEPAFQPRPATMKAVPLITADLASAELIKYAANAFLSVKISFINEIANLAERVGADITQIARGIGLDSRIGPRFLQAGVGWGGSCFGKDTAALVSTAREYGLTMPIVQAAREVNYRQRERMVEKLQRELKILKGRTIGLLGLTFKPNTDDLRDSPALDIAQRLIKHGVRVRVHDPIALQQARQQNPTLAVEYYESVMELAEDADALVLVTDWAVYRELDWEGIAKLMKKPLVVDGRNFLDKKRLAKAGFQHVGVGMGANPQLITAEE from the coding sequence ATGAGGGCAATGAAAGTTACCGTTATCGGGACGGGCTATGTGGGCATTACCACTGGGGTCACACTGGCCTATATCGGCCACGAGGTGACGTGTGTAGATATAGACCCCCAGAAGCTGGCCCTGCTGCGTTCGGGCAAGGCCCCCATCTACGAGCCGGGCCTCGAGGAGCTCATGCACCTGGCCCGCGAACGGCTGAAGTTCACCGACGCCTATGCCGAGGCCGTGCCGAATGCCGAGGTGATCTTCGTGGCGGTGGGCACCCCCTCCGACCCCGAGGGCAACCCCGACCTGCGCTATGTGCAGGCCGCTGCCGAGGGTATCGGGCAACACCTGAGCCACAATTTCACCGTGATTGTCAACAAGTCCACCGTGCCGATAGGCTCGGGCAACTGGGTAGAGTCGCTGGTGCGGGCTGCTTACGAGGCCACACACGGCAAAAAGGCCAGGGGCCACTTCGCGGTGGCCTCCAACCCCGAGTTTTTGCGCGAGGGCTCGGCCATCTACGACGCGCTCTATCCCGACCGCATTGTGGTAGGCACCGAGCAGCCGGAGGCCCTCGAGGTGCTCTATAACCTCTACCGCCCCTTACTCGAGCAAAGCTTCGCCGAGCCCGCCTTCCAGCCCCGCCCCGCTACCATGAAGGCCGTGCCGCTGATTACCGCCGACCTGGCCTCGGCCGAACTCATCAAATACGCAGCCAATGCTTTCTTGTCGGTCAAAATCAGCTTTATCAACGAAATTGCCAATCTGGCCGAGCGGGTCGGGGCCGATATCACCCAGATCGCGCGGGGCATCGGGCTGGATAGCCGCATCGGCCCGCGCTTTCTACAGGCCGGTGTGGGCTGGGGCGGGAGCTGCTTTGGCAAAGACACCGCCGCGCTGGTCTCGACCGCCAGGGAGTATGGTCTCACCATGCCCATTGTGCAGGCCGCCCGCGAGGTCAACTACCGCCAGCGCGAACGCATGGTAGAAAAGCTCCAGCGGGAGCTGAAAATTCTCAAGGGGCGCACCATTGGGCTGCTGGGCCTGACCTTCAAGCCCAACACCGACGACCTACGCGATTCCCCTGCCCTGGACATCGCCCAGCGCCTGATCAAGCATGGGGTGCGGGTGCGGGTTCACGACCCTATTGCCCTGCAACAAGCCCGGCAGCAAAACCCCACCCTGGCGGTGGAATACTACGAAAGCGTGATGGAGCTGGCAGAAGACGCCGACGCTTTGGTGCTGGTAACCGACTGGGCCGTCTACCGCGAGCTCGACTGGGAGGGCATAGCCAAGCTCATGAAGAAGCCTTTGGTGGTAGATGGGCGCAATTTCCTGGACAAAAAGCGCCTGGCCAAGGCCGGCTTCCAGCATGTGGGGGTGGGCATGGGCGCCAACCCCCAGCTAATTACGGCGGAGGAGTAG
- a CDS encoding UDP-glucuronic acid decarboxylase family protein: MRILVTGAAGFLGSHLAERLLLEGHRVIGVDNFSSGQPRNIELLSKHAEFRFVEADAAEPLAIEGSLDWVMHFASPASPPRYLKMPLQTLRVNGEGTRHLLELALAKGAKFFLASTSEVYGDPLVHPQPETYWGNVNPIGPRAIYDEAKRYAETLTVAYQQAQGVSTRIIRIFNTYGPRMDAEDGRVVTNFINQALRGQPLTIYGDGSQTRSFQYVDDLIEGIRRLMEVEYHLPVNLGNPEEYTMLELAQLIQELVGSKLPLVYQPLPQDDPRQRRPDISRAKALLGWEPRVPVREGLARTIAYFRE; the protein is encoded by the coding sequence ATGCGTATTCTCGTTACCGGCGCGGCAGGCTTTCTGGGGAGTCATCTGGCGGAACGGCTGCTGCTCGAGGGCCACCGGGTGATCGGAGTCGATAACTTCAGCAGCGGCCAGCCCCGCAACATCGAGCTGCTCTCTAAGCATGCCGAGTTTCGCTTTGTCGAGGCCGATGCCGCCGAGCCGCTCGCAATTGAGGGCTCCCTCGACTGGGTCATGCACTTTGCCTCGCCTGCCTCCCCCCCCCGGTATCTCAAGATGCCCCTCCAGACCCTGCGGGTCAACGGCGAGGGCACCCGGCATCTGCTCGAGCTGGCCTTAGCCAAGGGGGCCAAGTTTTTTTTGGCCTCGACTTCCGAGGTGTACGGCGACCCCTTGGTGCACCCCCAGCCCGAAACCTATTGGGGCAACGTGAACCCCATCGGCCCGCGCGCCATTTACGACGAGGCCAAGCGCTACGCCGAGACCCTCACGGTGGCCTACCAGCAAGCCCAGGGGGTTTCCACCCGCATCATCCGCATCTTCAATACCTATGGCCCCCGCATGGACGCCGAGGATGGGCGGGTGGTCACCAACTTTATCAACCAGGCCCTGCGCGGCCAGCCCCTCACCATCTACGGCGACGGCAGCCAGACCCGCAGCTTTCAGTATGTAGACGACCTGATCGAGGGCATCCGCCGCCTGATGGAGGTGGAGTATCACCTGCCGGTGAACCTGGGCAACCCAGAAGAATACACCATGCTCGAGCTGGCCCAACTGATCCAGGAGCTAGTCGGCTCCAAGCTGCCCCTCGTCTATCAGCCACTCCCCCAGGACGACCCGCGCCAGCGCCGCCCCGACATCAGCCGTGCCAAAGCGCTGCTGGGCTGGGAGCCCCGGGTACCGGTGCGTGAGGGGCTGGCCCGCACCATCGCTTACTTTAGAGAATAG
- a CDS encoding quinone oxidoreductase, giving the protein MKAIVVEQNGPPENLLYREVPDPTPQAGQVLLRTTLTSLNYADVQARRGGYEAGSPPPFIPGLDAVGIVEALGEGVEGLQVGQRVVAFADGGSYAEKVLARAVLVYPLPSELSDEAVSGLTALVTAYNTLTWAGRLQPGETVLVHAAAGGVGSLAVQMAKALGAQRVIGTVGSPAKVAFVRNLGADEVLCYESFAEQVLELTQQKGADLILDSVAGQVFQQGMQCLAPFGRMVVYGHASGQAGTFETKPLHRQTKAVIGYSSGHYRRSRPELLRPSVEAVFELLKAGTIRLEVGARFKLQEAPRAHALMENRSNVGKILLYP; this is encoded by the coding sequence ATGAAAGCTATCGTGGTTGAACAAAATGGCCCGCCCGAGAACCTCCTGTACCGAGAGGTGCCCGACCCCACCCCACAAGCAGGCCAGGTACTGCTCCGTACAACCCTAACCAGCCTCAACTACGCCGATGTGCAGGCCCGGCGGGGCGGCTACGAGGCGGGCTCACCCCCGCCCTTCATCCCCGGACTCGATGCGGTAGGCATTGTGGAAGCCTTGGGAGAGGGGGTGGAGGGCTTGCAGGTAGGGCAACGGGTGGTGGCCTTTGCTGATGGGGGTTCGTATGCCGAAAAGGTGCTGGCCAGAGCGGTGCTTGTTTATCCGCTTCCCTCGGAGCTTTCAGACGAGGCCGTTTCGGGGCTCACGGCGCTGGTCACGGCCTACAACACCCTGACCTGGGCCGGGCGGCTGCAACCGGGCGAGACCGTGCTGGTACACGCGGCCGCGGGAGGGGTGGGCAGCTTGGCAGTTCAGATGGCCAAAGCTTTGGGGGCCCAGCGGGTTATAGGAACCGTGGGTAGCCCCGCCAAAGTTGCTTTTGTGCGCAACCTGGGAGCCGATGAGGTGCTCTGCTACGAGAGCTTTGCCGAGCAGGTGCTGGAACTTACCCAACAAAAAGGCGCCGACCTGATTCTGGACTCGGTCGCAGGCCAAGTCTTCCAGCAGGGGATGCAGTGCCTGGCTCCCTTTGGTCGGATGGTGGTCTATGGCCACGCCAGTGGCCAGGCTGGAACCTTTGAAACCAAACCCCTACACCGCCAGACCAAAGCGGTCATCGGCTACAGCAGCGGCCACTACCGGCGCAGCCGACCCGAGCTGCTCAGGCCCAGCGTGGAAGCGGTGTTTGAACTGCTCAAGGCAGGTACAATCCGCTTGGAGGTGGGGGCGCGCTTCAAGTTACAAGAGGCGCCAAGGGCCCACGCTCTGATGGAAAACCGATCGAACGTGGGAAAAATACTCTTGTATCCCTAG
- the trmH gene encoding tRNA (guanosine(18)-2'-O)-methyltransferase TrmH, translated as MTPERLAKIRAVLDKRQPDLTVLLERVHKPHNLSAILRSCDAVGVLEAHAVPARQGLPDLEETELNLKGKAYNETSGSAAKWVGLQLHDDTTSAIAHLKAQGFQVLAAHFSERAIDYREADYTRPTCILLGTEKWGVSPEAATLSDEHIQIPMMGMVQSLNVSVAAAVILFEAQRQRIQAGFYEQVRLSLEQYQSVLASWIARHERGQG; from the coding sequence GTGACGCCGGAACGCCTCGCCAAGATTCGCGCAGTGCTGGATAAGCGCCAACCCGACCTGACGGTGCTCTTAGAGCGGGTGCACAAACCCCACAACCTCTCGGCCATCCTGCGCTCCTGTGATGCCGTGGGGGTACTCGAGGCCCACGCGGTTCCGGCCAGGCAAGGGCTTCCCGACCTGGAAGAAACAGAGCTAAACTTGAAGGGTAAAGCCTACAACGAGACCTCCGGCTCGGCGGCCAAGTGGGTGGGGCTACAGCTTCACGACGATACCACTTCGGCCATAGCCCATCTGAAAGCCCAAGGGTTCCAAGTGCTGGCAGCGCATTTTTCCGAGCGGGCGATAGACTACCGCGAGGCCGACTATACCCGCCCAACCTGTATCTTGTTGGGCACCGAGAAGTGGGGGGTTTCGCCTGAAGCCGCTACCCTATCGGATGAACACATCCAGATCCCCATGATGGGCATGGTGCAAAGCCTGAATGTCTCGGTGGCTGCGGCGGTCATCTTGTTTGAGGCCCAGCGCCAACGCATACAGGCAGGTTTTTATGAACAGGTACGCCTTTCGCTCGAGCAGTACCAGTCGGTGTTGGCTAGCTGGATAGCCCGGCACGAACGGGGTCAGGGTTGA
- the hpf gene encoding ribosome hibernation-promoting factor, HPF/YfiA family: MNVYKLVGRQVEITEALKNYLDKKMARLDRHFEDNAEARVVLSMAQGARVERKAKAEIQVNVPGGIVRVEESDPDMYAAIDRAIDRLEYQLKRYKERHFQRARMVSEPVMVGAGQPELEEEEAAPRIVRTKRFPMKPMTPEDAAFEMEALGHDFFVFRNAETEQINVIYRRRDGNYGLIEPTA, translated from the coding sequence ATGAACGTCTACAAGCTGGTAGGTCGTCAAGTCGAGATTACCGAGGCCCTCAAGAACTACCTGGACAAGAAGATGGCCCGGCTAGATCGCCACTTCGAGGACAACGCAGAGGCTCGAGTGGTGCTCTCGATGGCCCAGGGTGCGCGGGTCGAGCGCAAGGCCAAGGCCGAGATTCAAGTCAATGTACCGGGGGGTATCGTACGGGTAGAAGAGTCCGACCCCGACATGTATGCGGCCATAGACCGGGCGATTGACCGCCTCGAGTACCAGCTCAAGCGTTATAAAGAACGCCATTTTCAGCGGGCCCGAATGGTGTCCGAGCCGGTGATGGTGGGGGCCGGTCAGCCGGAACTCGAGGAAGAAGAAGCCGCTCCCCGCATCGTCCGCACCAAGCGCTTCCCCATGAAACCCATGACCCCCGAGGACGCAGCCTTCGAAATGGAGGCCCTGGGCCACGACTTCTTTGTGTTTCGCAACGCCGAAACCGAACAGATCAACGTGATTTACCGCCGTCGCGATGGCAACTACGGCCTGATTGAACCCACAGCCTAG
- the ftsE gene encoding cell division ATP-binding protein FtsE, which translates to MIHFHRVTLEYPRTQTKALFDLSLEIKKGEFVFLVGHSGAGKSSLLNLILKRLEPTSGAVYFAGENLKALRGDRIALHRRRIGVVFQDHRLLKEMTVEENLLFTLRVLGVPKTEWDTRTTRVLRQVGLVHKKRAYPEELSVGEAQRVAIARALVGDPQVLLADEPTGNLDPANALAVLEIFKSVHARGATVLMATHSRDLVEAYPQRVVVLKAGQLVRDEREGKYSLV; encoded by the coding sequence ATGATTCACTTTCATCGGGTGACCCTCGAGTATCCCCGCACCCAGACCAAGGCCTTGTTCGATCTAAGCCTGGAAATCAAGAAGGGTGAATTTGTATTTTTGGTAGGGCACTCGGGCGCCGGTAAGTCCAGTCTGCTCAATCTCATTTTGAAGCGCCTCGAGCCAACCTCGGGGGCGGTGTATTTTGCCGGCGAAAACCTCAAGGCCCTGCGTGGCGACCGCATTGCGCTGCACCGTCGCCGGATTGGGGTGGTGTTTCAGGATCACCGGCTCCTGAAGGAAATGACGGTAGAAGAGAACCTGCTCTTTACCCTGCGCGTGCTGGGGGTGCCCAAAACCGAGTGGGATACCCGCACCACCCGCGTGCTGCGCCAGGTGGGGCTTGTCCACAAGAAGCGGGCCTACCCCGAGGAACTCTCGGTGGGCGAGGCCCAGCGGGTAGCCATTGCGCGGGCACTGGTGGGTGATCCCCAGGTTTTGCTGGCCGACGAACCGACCGGCAACCTCGACCCGGCCAATGCGCTGGCGGTGCTGGAAATTTTCAAGTCGGTGCATGCCCGGGGGGCCACGGTGCTGATGGCCACCCACTCCCGCGACCTGGTAGAAGCCTACCCCCAGCGGGTGGTGGTGCTCAAGGCCGGGCAGTTGGTGCGCGACGAGCGGGAGGGGAAGTACAGCCTGGTGTGA
- the argJ gene encoding bifunctional glutamate N-acetyltransferase/amino-acid acetyltransferase ArgJ, with amino-acid sequence MRLPIGFRAGATQAGIKPSGKPDLALLVSGTPCNWAFVGTLNKAAAPCVLRGRELLASGQPLQAIVVNAGNANCATGEQGFRADRRMAELAATQQHIAPEAVLTGSTGVIGQPLPVEKIEAGLPNIRLGPDIDPFMEAIMTTDLVPKMAEATLKSGARVVGVCKGSGMIAPNMATMLAYIVSDALVSQAELRRGWQGVVDRSFNQVTVDTDTSTNDMAVLMTNGAAGPVDLGEFWQAVEQVAVELARKLARDGEGATKLLTVKVTGALSDAEARKAALSVAASPLWKSAVYGNDPNWGRVMMALGKAGVALEVDRVRIALQGIPLYAGRVLDFDRAQASQAMQAEEVLVEADLGLGEGQGTAWGCDLTEGYVRINALYTT; translated from the coding sequence ATGCGACTTCCCATTGGCTTTCGTGCGGGCGCAACCCAGGCCGGAATCAAACCCTCGGGCAAGCCCGATCTGGCTCTATTGGTCTCGGGAACTCCGTGCAATTGGGCCTTTGTAGGCACCCTGAACAAAGCCGCCGCTCCTTGTGTGCTTCGGGGCCGTGAACTGCTGGCAAGCGGTCAGCCGCTACAGGCCATTGTGGTCAATGCGGGCAACGCCAACTGCGCTACCGGCGAACAAGGCTTCCGGGCCGACCGGCGAATGGCCGAACTGGCCGCAACCCAACAACACATCGCCCCCGAGGCCGTCCTAACCGGTTCAACCGGGGTGATTGGGCAGCCCTTGCCGGTGGAGAAAATCGAAGCGGGCCTGCCGAATATTCGCTTGGGCCCGGATATAGACCCCTTCATGGAAGCCATCATGACCACCGACCTGGTGCCCAAAATGGCCGAAGCCACCCTCAAAAGCGGGGCTCGAGTGGTAGGCGTATGTAAGGGCAGTGGCATGATTGCCCCCAACATGGCCACCATGCTGGCCTACATCGTCTCCGATGCCCTGGTTTCCCAAGCAGAGCTGCGCCGGGGCTGGCAGGGGGTGGTGGACAGGAGCTTCAATCAGGTTACGGTGGACACCGATACCTCCACCAACGATATGGCCGTGCTGATGACCAACGGCGCAGCGGGGCCCGTTGACCTGGGTGAGTTCTGGCAGGCGGTAGAACAGGTCGCGGTGGAACTGGCCCGCAAGCTGGCCCGCGACGGCGAGGGGGCCACCAAACTGCTCACGGTGAAAGTAACGGGGGCTCTAAGCGATGCCGAAGCCCGCAAAGCTGCGCTCTCGGTGGCAGCCAGCCCTCTGTGGAAAAGCGCCGTCTACGGCAACGATCCCAACTGGGGCCGCGTCATGATGGCGCTGGGGAAAGCGGGGGTGGCGCTCGAGGTAGACCGAGTTCGGATTGCCCTACAAGGCATTCCTCTTTATGCCGGACGGGTGCTGGACTTCGACCGGGCCCAGGCCAGCCAGGCCATGCAGGCCGAAGAAGTGCTGGTAGAGGCCGACCTGGGGCTGGGCGAGGGGCAAGGAACAGCCTGGGGATGCGACCTGACCGAGGGCTATGTGCGAATTAATGCGCTCTATACCACCTAA